The following are from one region of the Littorina saxatilis isolate snail1 linkage group LG4, US_GU_Lsax_2.0, whole genome shotgun sequence genome:
- the LOC138965187 gene encoding uncharacterized protein produces MELRSGRVLDDSAIMASRTESSSDRIARWRSLAEELGVKSASIPEFIAERMTREDEKQERLELERKAYQDKLELEEKAYQDKLEVARRETDERVKYVQAQRETDEKAAEEKQRQEREEHDLRMQLLQRESESKRVKRGSRDGADNEGDSSGEEESSDLRGFRPSIPMFDESKENIATWLKRFERVATLYKWKRNTWATRVSTRLSGRAVEVYNTLDDDSADDYDGLKVALLGRYQLTAETYRRRLRTCKRKEHETFRQFGARIEENLTKWHELSEITELKQLVLLEQFLQTLSADMAAYVKEKKPQTLAEAVKSAEIHFEAHRDSKKFFQHDRDQGGKAGVDEKQKSGDNSFGTSGRKCYICESPKHLARDCPKKSKSTGAVNSGPEKSLPPVSVPTLCTPCSQQDYDPRCLVVVDGVAVEGLRDTGSQVCVVKSSLVSRSQFTGQDLEVSMAEKDIKRRYPVIKVQVDCPFYTGEVEAIVMDTPVADFIVGNHARLGDANVLPVYAVSKVVSVVTRAQAAAEGKKPTLLHVAAPGLETVTPEQLHDLQRNDSTLKSCREAADRRDVRTSGHSGEVGFVWKKKILYREYRGGGSVYTQVVVPQQLRLGVIKLAHEPPMGGHMGVQRTRDRVWQQFFWPGMCADIRRFVLSCDQCQKVSHKPQKVPLGKMPLIDTPFERVAIDLVGPIIPASESGNRYILVFVDYATRYPEAIPLKSIEAVKVAEAMWAVWTRVGIPSEILTDRGTQFMSEVMKEVERLLAIKGLATTPYHAQGNGLVERYNGTLKTMLRKLAQEKPKQWDRYIPALLFAYREVPQESLGFSPFELLYGRTVRGPMSVLRNLWTEEQVDEQVRTTSEYVVDLRNRIEETCKLARQNLSAAAQKHAKVFNRKTVRRQFQPGDKVLLLLPQKKNKLQLCWQGPFDVLEKKGESDYRIRIYGREKLYHANLLKLYRDRQGRQGQPVVGFELTEIRGDLFSCEPDDAMAHCVSEDLEMGKGIAVHFKQSFGKVDQLRAQNKKVGEVAVLQVGASYVYYMITKKRYFHKPSYKTLRSSMEAMRDHCKQNNVASLAMPQIGCGLDELNWSAVLEMIKEVFKNTGITVKIYTFGG; encoded by the coding sequence ATGGAACTTCGTTCTGGTCGTGTTCTTGATGATAGTGCTATCATGGCGTCTAGGACGGAAAGTAGTTCGGATAGGATTGCTAGGTGGCGTTCACTTGCTGAGGAGCTAGGTGTTAAATCTGCCAGTATTCCTGAGTTTATTGCCGAGCGAATGACCCGTGAAGATGAGAAACAGGAAAGACTTGAACTAGAAAGGAAAGCTTATCAGGACAAGCTAGAACTGGAAGAGAAAGCTTATCAGGACAAGCTAGAAGTAGCGCGTCGAGAGACTGATGAGCGAGTTAAGTATGTTCAAGCTCAGCGAGAGACTGATGAGAAAGCCGCGGAAGAAAAACAAAGGCAAGAAAGAGAAGAGCATGACCTTCGCATGCAACTCCTGCAGAGAGAGTCGGAAAGTAAGAGGGTGAAGAGAGGAAGTAGGGATGGAGCTGATAATGAGGGAGATTCCTCAGGTGAAGAAGAGTCTAGTGACCTTCGTGGTTTTCGGCCTTCCATACCGATGTTTGATGAGAGCAAAGAAAACATAGCTACTTGGTTGAAAAGGTTTGAGAGAGTCGCTACCTTGTACAAGTGGAAGAGAAATACATGGGCAACTAGGGTCTCGACTAGGTTGTCGGGTAGGGCTGTAGAAGTGTACAACACTCTTGATGATGATAGCGCAGACGACTATGACGGTTTGAAGGTCGCGTTGTTAGGCCGCTATCAGCTCACAGCCGAAACCTACCGCCGTCGTCTCAGAACCTGCAAGAGAAAAGAACATGAAACGTTCAGACAGTTCGGTGCTCGCATTGAAGAGAATTTGACTAAGTGGCATGAGCTTTCCGAGATCACAGAACTGAAACAGTTGGTTTTGCTTGAACAGTTCTTGCAGACCCTGAGCGCGGACATGGCCGCGTACGTTAAGGAGAAAAAACCTCAGACGTTAGCCGAAGCAGTTAAGTCCGCTGAGATTCATTTTGAAGCACACCGTGACAGTAAGAAGTTTTTTCAGCATGATCGTGATCAGGGTGGAAAGGCTGGCGTTGATGAAAAGCAGAAAAGTGGAGATAACTCATTTGGTACATCCGGTAGGAAGTGTTACATCTGTGAGTCCCCCAAACATTTGGCTAGAGATTGCCCCAAGAAGAGCAAGTCGACGGGAGCGGTGAATAGTGGTCCTGAGAAGTCTTTACCGCCCGTCAGTGTACCTACTTTGTGTACTCCCTGTAGCCAGCAAGACTACGACCCGAGATGCCTGGTTGTGGTAGATGGTGTTGCAGTGGAGGGGTTGCGTGATACTGGATCTCAGGTTTGTGTCGTGAAGAGTTCATTAGTTTCCAGGTCTCAGTTCACAGGACAGGATCTTGAGGTTTCTATGGCTGAGAAAGACATCAAGAGGCGCTATCCAGTGATTAAGGTTCAGGTTGATTGTCCTTTCTACACTGGTGAGGTTGAGGCTATCGTCATGGATACACCCGTTGCCGACTTCATTGTAGGTAATCACGCCCGGCTGGGTGATGCGAATGTTCTACCAGTGTACGCTGTGTCCAAGGTTGTGTCAGTTGTCACTCGTGCTCAGGCTGCCGCTGAAGGGAAGAAGCCGACTTTGTTGCATGTTGCTGCTCCAGGGCTAGAAACAGTCACCCCTGAGCAGTTGCATGACCTTCAGCGGAATGATTCGACTTTGAAGAGTTGTCGTGAGGCGGCAGATCGCCGGGACGTCAGAACGTCTGGTCACTCCGGTGAAGTTGGGtttgtttggaagaagaagattctgTACCGTGAGTATCGCGGTGGTGGTAGCGTCTATACTCAGGTTGTTGTTCCCCAGCAGTTGAGGTTAGGTGTTATCAAGTTGGCTCATGAACCGCCTATGGGAGGTCACATGGGTGTTCAGAGGACACGTGATCGAGTTTGGCAGCAGTTCTTTTGGCCAGGTATGTGCGCAGACATACGTCGCTTTGTGTTGTCTTGCGATCAGTGTCAGAAGGTTTCTCATAAGCCACAGAAGGTACCGTTAGGTAAGATGCCTCTCATCGATACGCCGTTCGAGCGTGTGGCGATCGATCTGGTGGGTCCCATCATCCCTGCTTCTGAGTCTGGTAACCGGTACATTTTGGTGtttgtggactacgctactcggtaCCCGGAAGCCATTCCATTGAAGTCGATTGAGGCTGTGAAGGTTGCAGAAGCGATGTGGGCAGTCTGGACTCGAGTAGGAATCCCCTCAGAGATTTTGACAGACCGTGGTACTCAGTTCATGTCCGAGGTGATGAAAGAAGTGGAGCGTTTGCTGGCCATCAAGGGTTTAGCGACTACTCCGTATCATGCGCAAGGAAACGGATTGGTGGAACGATACAACGGAACACTCAAGACCATGCTACGCAAGCTTGCTCAAGAGAAACCGAAGCAGTGGGATCGCTACATTCCTGCACTCCTCTTCGCTTATCGTGAAGTTCCACAGGAGAGTCTGGGATTCTCTCCCTTTGAGCTTCTATACGGCAGGACAGTGCGAGGACCTATGTCTGTTCTTCGCAACCTATGGACGGAAGAGCAAGTCGATGAGCAAGTTCGCACGACTTCTGAGTATGTGGTTGACTTGAGGAACCGGATTGAGGAAACCTGCAAACTGGCGCGTCAGAATTTGTCAGCTGCTGCACAGAAACACGCGAAGGTGTTCAACCGGAAGACAGTGCGAAGACAGTTCCAGCCTGGAGACAAGGTTTTGTTGCTGCtgccgcagaagaagaacaaactgCAGTTGTGTTGGCAGGGACCGTTCGACGTTCTGGAGAAGAAGGGCGAGTCAGACTACAGGATTCGGATCTACGGGCGTGAGAAGCTGTACCACGCCAATCTTCTCAAGttgtacagagacagacaagggcGACAGGGTCAACCTGTTGTGGGGTTTGAGCTAACAGAGATCAGAGGCGACCTTTTCAGCTGTGAACCTGATGATGCTATGGCCCACTGCGTCAGTGAAGATCTTGAGATGGGAAAAGGCATTGCCGTTCACTTCAAGCAATCGTTTGGAAAAGTTGATCAACTTAGAGCACAAAACAAGAAGGTGGGAGAGGTAGCTGTACTACAGGTAGGTGCTTCCTACGTTTACTACATGATCACCAAGAAACGCTACTTTCACAAACCCTCCTACAAAACGCTGCGGTCCTCCATGGAAGCTATGAGGGACCACTGCAAGCAGAACAATGTCGCTTCCCTGGCCATGCCGCAGATCGGATGTGGATTGGACGAGCTGAACTGGAGCGCCGTCCTTGAGATGATCAAGGAAGTTTTCAAGAACACGGGCATAACTGTTAAAATCTACACATTCGGGGGCTAA